In Campylobacter mucosalis, a single window of DNA contains:
- a CDS encoding OmpA family protein: protein MKKIALAMVAASALFASNAAYNYEITPTVGGVHPEGNLGLNDKVTAGIRAARNLEGVFFDQVELGLDYSHRATETVNGVSRGGHATRYFLNVVKDVVSFGDFSLYGLVGAGYEDLSKHFVDNEDGGFGQYGLGLRYQVTDVFALKAEVRDAIKFEHADHNLFYTLGFGIGLDSKAPAVAVATAPVAAAVATSNDDDNDGVVNDLDKCPNTPAGVVVDETGCEKVIVLRDLGVNFAFDSYKVSPTYAAEIKKVAEFMSEHPEYRVVLAGHTDSVGKEVYNQKLSEKRANAVAKTLEGFGVDASKISTVGYGETKPVATNNTKEGRAQNRRVEATFNK, encoded by the coding sequence ATGAAAAAGATTGCTTTAGCTATGGTTGCTGCATCTGCTCTTTTTGCTTCAAATGCAGCGTATAATTACGAGATAACTCCAACAGTTGGCGGAGTTCACCCTGAGGGAAATCTAGGTCTTAACGATAAGGTTACAGCTGGTATTAGAGCTGCTAGAAACCTAGAAGGCGTATTCTTTGATCAAGTAGAACTAGGTCTTGACTACTCACACAGAGCGACTGAAACAGTTAATGGCGTAAGTCGTGGTGGACACGCAACTAGATACTTTTTAAATGTTGTAAAAGATGTTGTTAGCTTTGGCGACTTCAGCCTTTATGGTTTAGTTGGTGCTGGTTATGAAGATCTTTCAAAGCATTTTGTTGATAACGAAGATGGCGGTTTTGGTCAGTATGGTCTTGGACTAAGATACCAAGTTACTGACGTTTTTGCTCTTAAAGCTGAGGTTAGAGATGCTATCAAATTTGAACACGCTGATCACAATCTATTCTACACATTAGGCTTTGGTATAGGTCTTGACTCAAAAGCTCCAGCTGTTGCTGTTGCTACTGCTCCAGTTGCTGCTGCGGTTGCTACTTCAAACGATGATGATAACGATGGTGTAGTAAATGATTTAGATAAATGCCCTAACACACCAGCTGGTGTAGTTGTTGATGAAACAGGTTGTGAAAAAGTTATCGTTCTTCGCGATCTTGGCGTAAATTTTGCATTTGACAGCTATAAAGTAAGCCCAACTTATGCTGCTGAGATTAAAAAAGTAGCTGAGTTTATGTCTGAGCACCCTGAATACAGAGTAGTTCTAGCTGGTCACACTGATAGCGTGGGCAAAGAAGTTTACAACCAAAAACTATCTGAAAAAAGAGCAAATGCAGTTGCAAAAACTCTTGAAGGTTTTGGTGTAGACGCTAGTAAAATTTCAACAGTAGGATATGGCGAAACTAAGCCTGTTGCTACAAATAATACAAAAGAGGGACGCGCTCAAAATAGACGCGTTGAAGCTACTTTTAATAAATAA